One window of Thiomicrorhabdus lithotrophica genomic DNA carries:
- a CDS encoding lysophospholipid acyltransferase family protein, whose protein sequence is MNKSAKVKNKTFPEFQNQFYLPKFWGIWLGVGLLRLLAFVPFSWKFGLGKFLGKTLYIVSTKRRRLVLANLALCFPEKNQNELHELLKQHFDSLGIALMEMTIVWWGDHKKNHENAFERSIVKFTGEQNLRHAQAQGNGVLILAPHFTTLELTGLFVSFLTNYHAVYRPHDNPLMDYIIAKGRSIQFSNGEHVEPVSNANTRLMLKVLRAGKSMTFLPDQRYRSKGHVTVPFFGVMSKSNPATSKISKMTGCAVVPTFTRRLENHQYEVEFLPALDNFPSGDDYQDTLRLHQLYEAEIRRNPSQYLWVHNRWNLKEY, encoded by the coding sequence ATGAATAAGTCCGCTAAAGTTAAAAACAAAACATTTCCTGAATTCCAAAACCAATTTTACCTACCCAAATTCTGGGGCATTTGGCTTGGTGTAGGACTGCTTCGTCTGTTAGCTTTTGTACCGTTTTCTTGGAAATTTGGTCTTGGTAAATTCCTCGGAAAAACCCTTTATATTGTCTCGACGAAACGTCGCCGATTAGTTTTGGCCAACTTAGCACTATGCTTTCCTGAAAAAAACCAAAATGAACTGCATGAACTACTAAAACAGCACTTCGACTCTCTTGGTATTGCTTTAATGGAAATGACCATCGTTTGGTGGGGAGATCATAAAAAAAATCATGAAAATGCCTTTGAACGCAGTATCGTTAAATTTACTGGCGAACAAAACCTTAGACATGCTCAAGCTCAAGGTAATGGCGTACTCATTCTTGCACCACACTTTACGACTTTAGAGTTAACAGGCCTGTTTGTTTCTTTTTTAACCAACTACCATGCTGTATATCGCCCTCATGACAATCCGTTAATGGACTACATTATCGCCAAAGGGCGCTCAATTCAATTTAGCAATGGAGAACATGTTGAACCTGTTTCTAATGCCAATACTCGCCTAATGCTTAAAGTTTTGCGCGCAGGCAAAAGCATGACCTTCTTGCCCGACCAACGCTACCGTTCAAAAGGACATGTTACAGTACCTTTTTTTGGAGTGATGTCTAAAAGTAATCCTGCCACCTCAAAAATCAGCAAGATGACCGGCTGTGCTGTAGTACCAACTTTTACTCGCCGTTTAGAAAACCATCAATACGAAGTTGAATTTTTACCTGCTTTAGACAATTTCCCCTCTGGCGATGACTATCAAGACACATTAAGACTTCATCAGCTCTATGAAGCAGAAATTCGGCGCAACCCAAGCCAGTACCTGTGGGTACATAATCGTTGGAATTTAAAAGAGTATTAA